DNA from Mustela nigripes isolate SB6536 chromosome 14, MUSNIG.SB6536, whole genome shotgun sequence:
AAGATGGatgaacaaaacatttaaaatgtttgtatattttaatttatacttaaacattttatacatatgtatatgtaaaatttaaaatttaaattatcctGGAATGTACAGGGACTAGCATAGCGCAAACCAGTATTTGATTGACTTAGCAACAGACCTTAACTCTAGTTCTCACCTTTACCTTCTTCGGTACTGAACTGAGTCAGAAAAGGAATTAAGGATATAATTGGGAATAATCAAATCACCACCACTCCCAGTCTAGAATCAAAAGGATGGCACTAGACTGCAGCTTCTCTCCTGGTCACATGACACAAAGTCCGGGCCTGTCcccagcaaacaaacaaaagctggcCAACAAATGCAAACTTAAAATGGCACCGGAGGGAAATTTAAGTTGACACCGACACTACAGCGAGGGAGTCAGGGATGCAGGAGACCCAAGAGCATGTGGAGTCATGCATGCTCAGCCAGCCCTCCCTGCCACTGTCTCTGTATGCAGACATCGGGGCGTGGCTACCTGCACGGGAAACATTTATATACGTACCCACAGAGTGTGCCCACTCGAAGACAGGCTTTGTGTTTAAGCAACACAGACTGTTCAATGCAGAGGTACACATAACGATTTGTGTACAAGTTTGTACACAGGGAAACATTCCAGAGAGCAAGTGGGGAGGTAAGGAGGAGCCTTAGGGGTTTGAAAGTAGACTGGATTAAGTGAACAAGTCGAAACAAATGAGCATCAAAGAAGGGGCCATGAGGCTCGCCGCAGGCTGGTGAAAGAGCCCTCCCATGAAGGTCTGTTCTTCCTCAGGACCCTCCCTCCAGCACTGTCAGCGGTGCCAAGGTTTAGCCCCAGCACAAGTACATCCCTCTTCTGGACACCAGCGGCACCTGTGTCACTGGCCGCAGGGGAGGTGCTTTCACCCCAGGACCTAGTGTAGTGTCggtacttaataaataataacGAGGCTCTCCTCCACCCTAGAGAAGGGCAGTCGGCTGCCTATTGGAAAGAACAGATCAAAAGACACCGTGAGCTAGATAGCCTCAGATTTCGCCACAGACGCTTCCTGCCTGCGGATTCTCTTACTACAGTTAATGTACGAATTCTTATCGAATATGGAATCAGTGATCACAAACCGAAAACAGAAACCAGAGCTGTCAGGCCCCCTGGAAACTCCAGGAGAGGAGTCCTTTGGCAGTTGCCATGCCAGAGGGGACGCTGAAACAGAGCAGCCCTCCCTGCTTCCACTGGCTGGTGGCGTACAGAGCCGGGAGCGACAAGTACTTTCTCTTTCCATTGAGAACAGCAGACCTCTTGATTGACAATGAGAAGCCTACAGACCCAGTTGTACTTtcggggaaaagaaaaaggtgttaGGTACAGCCTCCCACATACCAAGAAACTAATCTCTCTTTGAATCAGAAACACACAGTAGACATGTGATCTCAAACCTGTTCCTCGAAATAGATACTCAGATGTATTCACTTTGGCAGAGTGGCTCTCTTCTGGCATGCTTATAAAGTTATTGAAACCTAATCCTTAGCAAGGGAAAGAGGATGCCATTTgacaggaaaatggaagaaaaaaaatcagaacatcCCCATGTCCAGAGTGGGGTTGGCCATGGGCACTTTCTATGGCAAATGTCAGAGTAGATTTATGGGCCTGGGACAGATCCTTGTAatgtgtcttgcttttttaattgCCTTTCTGTACAATCtaccaatgatttttaaaatcttgtttgtCTTCAGAACACACAGTTATCTGCCATTCGGAACGATCCGAAACCCCTCCCACAACAGCCCCCAGCTCCAGCCAACCAGGACCAGAATTCTTCCCAGAACACCAGACTGCAGCCGACTCCACCCATCCCGGCACCAGCACCCAAGCCTGCTGCACCCCCACGTCCCCTGGACCGGGATAGTCCTGGTGTAGACAACAAACTGATTCCTTCCGTAGGCAGTCCTGCCAGTTCCACTCCACTGCCCCCAGACGGTAGCGGGCCAAACTCGACACCCAATAACCGAGCGGTGACCCCTGTCTCCCAGGGGAGCAATAGCTCTTCAGCAGATCCCAaagcccctccacctccaccgGTGTCCAGTGGAGAGCCCCCTACACTGGGAGAGAACCCCGATGGACTGTCTCAGGAGCAGCTGGAGCACCGGGAGCGTTCCTTACAAACGCTCCGAGACATCCAACGTATGCTTTTCCCCGACGAGAAAGAATTCACAGGAGGACAAAGCGGGGGACCCCAGCAGAACCCTGGGGTACTAGAtggacctcagaagaaaccagaagGGCCGATACAGGCCATGATGGCTCAATCCCAAAGCCTAGGAAAGGGCCCCGGGCCCCGGACGGATGTGGGAGCTCCATTTGGCCCTCAAGGACATAGAGATGTGCCCTTCTCTCCAGATGAAATGGTTCCACCTTCCATGAACTCCCAGTCTGGGCCCATGGGACCCGAGCATCTGGACCACATGACCCCCGAGCAGATAGCATGGCTGAAACTGCAGCAGGAGTTCTacgaggagaagaggaggaagcaggagcaggTGGTGGTGCAGCAGTGCTCCCTCCAGGACATGATGGTCCATCAGCATGGGCCTCGGGGTGTGGTCCGGGGGCCTCCCCCTCCGTACCAGATGGCGCCCAGCGAAGGCTGGGGGCCTGGTGGGGCCGAGCCCTTCGCCGATGGGCTCAACATGCCCCACTCTCTGCCCCCGAGGGGCATGGCTCCCCACCCCAACATGCCGGGGAGCCAGATGCGCCTGCCCGGATTTGCAGGAATGATCAACTCAGAAATGGAGGGGCCGAATGTCCCCAACCCGGCCTCTAGACCAGGTCTTTCTGGAGTCAGTTGGCCAGACGATGTGCCAAAAATCGCAGATGGTCGGAACTTCCCACCTGGCCAAGGTGTCTTCAGTGGCCCCGGCCGAGGGGAACGCTTCCCAAACCCCCAGGGGTTGTCCGAAGAGATGTTCCAACAGCAGCTGGCGGAGAAGCAGCTGGCTCTACCCCCGGGGATGAGCATGGAGACCATTAGGCCCAGCATGGAGATGAACAGGATGATCCCAGGTGCCCAGCGACACATGGAGCCTGGGAATAATCCCATTTTCCCTCGAATACCCGTCGAGGGCCCTCTGAGTCCCTCCAGGGGCGACTTTCCTAAAGGAATGCCCCCCCAGATGGGCCCAGGTCGGGAACTTGAGTTTGGGATGGTTCCTAGTGGGATGAAGGGAGATGTCAGTCTAAACGTCAACATGGGATCCAACCCTCAGATGATACCTCAGAAGATGAGAGAGGCTGGGGCGGGCCCTGAGGAGATGATGAAATTACGCCCGGGGGGCGCAGACATGCTGCCGGCTCAGCAGAAGATGGTGCCCCTGCCCTTTGGTGAGCACCCCCAGCAGGAGTACGGCATGGGCCCCAGGCCATTCCTTCCCATGTCTCAGGGTCCAGGCGGCAACAGTGGCTTGCGGAATCTCAGAGAACCCATTGGGCCCGACCAAAGGACTAACAGCCGGCTCAGTCACATGCCACCACTACCTCTCAACCCTTCCAGTAACCCCGCTAGCCTCAACACAGCTCCTCCAGTCCAGCGTGGCCTGGGGCGGAAGCCCTTGGATATATCTGTGGCAGGCAGCCAGGTACATTCCCCAGGCATTAACCCTCTGAAATCTCCCACGATGCGCCAAGTCCAGTCACCAATGCTGGGCTCACCCTCGGGGAACCTCAAGTCCCCCCAGACTCCATCGCAGCTGGCAGGCATGCTGGCGggcccagctgctgctgcttccatTAAGTCCCCCCCTGTCTTGGGGTCTGCTGCTGCTTCGCCTGTTCACCTCAAGTCTCCATCACTTCCTGCCCCGTCACCTGGATGGACC
Protein-coding regions in this window:
- the BCL9 gene encoding B-cell CLL/lymphoma 9 protein isoform X1, with amino-acid sequence MHSSNPKVRNSPSGNTQSSPKSKQEVMVRPPTVMSPSGNPQLDSKFSNQGKQGGSASQSQPSPCDSKSGGHTPKALPGPGGSMGLKNGAGNGAKGKGKRERSISADSFDQRDPGTPNDDSDIKECNSADHIKSQDSQHTPHSMTPSNAAAPRSSTPSHGQTTAPEPTPAQKTPAKVVYVFSTEMANKAAEAVLKGQVETIVSFHIQNISNSKTERSTAPLNTQLSAIRNDPKPLPQQPPAPANQDQNSSQNTRLQPTPPIPAPAPKPAAPPRPLDRDSPGVDNKLIPSVGSPASSTPLPPDGSGPNSTPNNRAVTPVSQGSNSSSADPKAPPPPPVSSGEPPTLGENPDGLSQEQLEHRERSLQTLRDIQRMLFPDEKEFTGGQSGGPQQNPGVLDGPQKKPEGPIQAMMAQSQSLGKGPGPRTDVGAPFGPQGHRDVPFSPDEMVPPSMNSQSGPMGPEHLDHMTPEQIAWLKLQQEFYEEKRRKQEQVVVQQCSLQDMMVHQHGPRGVVRGPPPPYQMAPSEGWGPGGAEPFADGLNMPHSLPPRGMAPHPNMPGSQMRLPGFAGMINSEMEGPNVPNPASRPGLSGVSWPDDVPKIADGRNFPPGQGVFSGPGRGERFPNPQGLSEEMFQQQLAEKQLALPPGMSMETIRPSMEMNRMIPGAQRHMEPGNNPIFPRIPVEGPLSPSRGDFPKGMPPQMGPGRELEFGMVPSGMKGDVSLNVNMGSNPQMIPQKMREAGAGPEEMMKLRPGGADMLPAQQKMVPLPFGEHPQQEYGMGPRPFLPMSQGPGGNSGLRNLREPIGPDQRTNSRLSHMPPLPLNPSSNPASLNTAPPVQRGLGRKPLDISVAGSQVHSPGINPLKSPTMRQVQSPMLGSPSGNLKSPQTPSQLAGMLAGPAAAASIKSPPVLGSAAASPVHLKSPSLPAPSPGWTSSPKPPLQSPGIPPNHKAPLTMASPAMLGSVESGGPPPPTASQSASVNIPGSLPSSTPYTMPPEPTLSQNPLSIMMSRMSKFAMPSSTPLYHDAIKTVASSDDDSPPARSPNLPSMNNMPGMGINTQNPRISGPNPVVPMPTLSPMGMTQPLSHSNQMPSPNAMGPNIPPHGVPMGPGLMSHNPIMGHGSQEPPMVPQGRMGFPQGFPPVQSPPQQVPFPHNGPSGGQGNFPGGMGFPGEGPLGRPSTLPQSSADAALCKPGGPGGPDSFAVLGNSMPSVFTDPDLQEVIRPGATGIPEFDLSRIIPSEKPSQTLQYFPRGEVPGRKQPQGPGPGFSHMQGMMGEQAPRMGLALPGMGGPGPVGTPDIPLGTAPSMPGHNPMRPPAFLQQGMMGPHHRMMSPAQSTMPGQPTLMSNPAAAVGMIPGKDRGPAGLYTHPGPVGSPGMMMSMQGMMGPQQNIMIPPQMRPRGMAADVGMGGFSQGPGNPGNMMF
- the BCL9 gene encoding B-cell CLL/lymphoma 9 protein isoform X2, translated to MHSSNPKVRNSPSGNTQSSPKSKQEVMVRPPTVMSPSGNPQLDSKFSNQGKQGGSASQSQPSPCDSKSGGHTPKALPGPGGSMGLKNGAGNGAKGKGKRERSISADSFDQRDPGTPNDDSDIKECNSADHIKSQDSQHTPHSMTPSNAAAPRSSTPSHGQTTAPEPTPAQKTPAKVVYVFSTEMANKAAEAVLKGQVETIVSFHIQNISNSKTERSTAPLNTQLSAIRNDPKPLPQQPPAPANQDQNSSQNTRLQPTPPIPAPAPKPAAPPRPLDRDSPGVDNKLIPSVGSPASSTPLPPDGSGPNSTPNNRAVTPVSQGSNSSSADPKAPPPPPVSSGEPPTLGENPDGLSQEQLEHRERSLQTLRDIQRMLFPDEKEFTGGQSGGPQQNPGVLDGPQKKPEGPIQAMMAQSQSLGKGPGPRTDVGAPFGPQGHRDVPFSPDEMVPPSMNSQSGPMGPEHLDHMTPEQIAWLKLQQEFYEEKRRKQEQVVVQQCSLQDMMVHQHGPRGVVRGPPPPYQMAPSEGWGPGGAEPFADGLNMPHSLPPRGMAPHPNMPGSQMRLPGFAGMINSEMEGPNVPNPASRPGLSGVSWPDDVPKIADGRNFPPGQGVFSGPGRGERFPNPQGLSEEMFQQQLAEKQLALPPGMSMETIRPSMEMNRMIPGAQRHMEPGNNPIFPRIPVEGPLSPSRGDFPKGMPPQMGPGRELEFGMVPSGMKGDVSLNVNMGSNPQMIPQKMREAGAGPEEMMKLRPGGADMLPAQQKMVPLPFGEHPQQEYGMGPRPFLPMSQGPGGNSGLRNLREPIGPDQRTNSRLSHMPPLPLNPSSNPASLNTAPPVQRGLGRKPLDISVAGSQVHSPGINPLKSPTMRQVQSPMLGSPSGNLKSPQTPSQLAGMLAGPAAAASIKSPPVLGSAAASPVHLKSPSLPAPSPGWTSSPKPPLQSPGIPPNHKAPLTMASPAMLGSVESGGPPPPTASQSASVNIPGSLPSSTPYTMPPEPTLSQNPLSIMMSRMSKFAMPSSTPLYHDAIKTVASSDDDSPPARSPNLPSMNNMPGPNPVVPMPTLSPMGMTQPLSHSNQMPSPNAMGPNIPPHGVPMGPGLMSHNPIMGHGSQEPPMVPQGRMGFPQGFPPVQSPPQQVPFPHNGPSGGQGNFPGGMGFPGEGPLGRPSTLPQSSADAALCKPGGPGGPDSFAVLGNSMPSVFTDPDLQEVIRPGATGIPEFDLSRIIPSEKPSQTLQYFPRGEVPGRKQPQGPGPGFSHMQGMMGEQAPRMGLALPGMGGPGPVGTPDIPLGTAPSMPGHNPMRPPAFLQQGMMGPHHRMMSPAQSTMPGQPTLMSNPAAAVGMIPGKDRGPAGLYTHPGPVGSPGMMMSMQGMMGPQQNIMIPPQMRPRGMAADVGMGGFSQGPGNPGNMMF
- the BCL9 gene encoding B-cell CLL/lymphoma 9 protein isoform X3; this encodes MHSSNPKVRNSPSGNTQSSPKSKQEVMVRPPTVMSPSGNPQLDSKFSNQECNSADHIKSQDSQHTPHSMTPSNAAAPRSSTPSHGQTTAPEPTPAQKTPAKVVYVFSTEMANKAAEAVLKGQVETIVSFHIQNISNSKTERSTAPLNTQLSAIRNDPKPLPQQPPAPANQDQNSSQNTRLQPTPPIPAPAPKPAAPPRPLDRDSPGVDNKLIPSVGSPASSTPLPPDGSGPNSTPNNRAVTPVSQGSNSSSADPKAPPPPPVSSGEPPTLGENPDGLSQEQLEHRERSLQTLRDIQRMLFPDEKEFTGGQSGGPQQNPGVLDGPQKKPEGPIQAMMAQSQSLGKGPGPRTDVGAPFGPQGHRDVPFSPDEMVPPSMNSQSGPMGPEHLDHMTPEQIAWLKLQQEFYEEKRRKQEQVVVQQCSLQDMMVHQHGPRGVVRGPPPPYQMAPSEGWGPGGAEPFADGLNMPHSLPPRGMAPHPNMPGSQMRLPGFAGMINSEMEGPNVPNPASRPGLSGVSWPDDVPKIADGRNFPPGQGVFSGPGRGERFPNPQGLSEEMFQQQLAEKQLALPPGMSMETIRPSMEMNRMIPGAQRHMEPGNNPIFPRIPVEGPLSPSRGDFPKGMPPQMGPGRELEFGMVPSGMKGDVSLNVNMGSNPQMIPQKMREAGAGPEEMMKLRPGGADMLPAQQKMVPLPFGEHPQQEYGMGPRPFLPMSQGPGGNSGLRNLREPIGPDQRTNSRLSHMPPLPLNPSSNPASLNTAPPVQRGLGRKPLDISVAGSQVHSPGINPLKSPTMRQVQSPMLGSPSGNLKSPQTPSQLAGMLAGPAAAASIKSPPVLGSAAASPVHLKSPSLPAPSPGWTSSPKPPLQSPGIPPNHKAPLTMASPAMLGSVESGGPPPPTASQSASVNIPGSLPSSTPYTMPPEPTLSQNPLSIMMSRMSKFAMPSSTPLYHDAIKTVASSDDDSPPARSPNLPSMNNMPGMGINTQNPRISGPNPVVPMPTLSPMGMTQPLSHSNQMPSPNAMGPNIPPHGVPMGPGLMSHNPIMGHGSQEPPMVPQGRMGFPQGFPPVQSPPQQVPFPHNGPSGGQGNFPGGMGFPGEGPLGRPSTLPQSSADAALCKPGGPGGPDSFAVLGNSMPSVFTDPDLQEVIRPGATGIPEFDLSRIIPSEKPSQTLQYFPRGEVPGRKQPQGPGPGFSHMQGMMGEQAPRMGLALPGMGGPGPVGTPDIPLGTAPSMPGHNPMRPPAFLQQGMMGPHHRMMSPAQSTMPGQPTLMSNPAAAVGMIPGKDRGPAGLYTHPGPVGSPGMMMSMQGMMGPQQNIMIPPQMRPRGMAADVGMGGFSQGPGNPGNMMF
- the BCL9 gene encoding B-cell CLL/lymphoma 9 protein isoform X4 gives rise to the protein MTPSNAAAPRSSTPSHGQTTAPEPTPAQKTPAKVVYVFSTEMANKAAEAVLKGQVETIVSFHIQNISNSKTERSTAPLNTQLSAIRNDPKPLPQQPPAPANQDQNSSQNTRLQPTPPIPAPAPKPAAPPRPLDRDSPGVDNKLIPSVGSPASSTPLPPDGSGPNSTPNNRAVTPVSQGSNSSSADPKAPPPPPVSSGEPPTLGENPDGLSQEQLEHRERSLQTLRDIQRMLFPDEKEFTGGQSGGPQQNPGVLDGPQKKPEGPIQAMMAQSQSLGKGPGPRTDVGAPFGPQGHRDVPFSPDEMVPPSMNSQSGPMGPEHLDHMTPEQIAWLKLQQEFYEEKRRKQEQVVVQQCSLQDMMVHQHGPRGVVRGPPPPYQMAPSEGWGPGGAEPFADGLNMPHSLPPRGMAPHPNMPGSQMRLPGFAGMINSEMEGPNVPNPASRPGLSGVSWPDDVPKIADGRNFPPGQGVFSGPGRGERFPNPQGLSEEMFQQQLAEKQLALPPGMSMETIRPSMEMNRMIPGAQRHMEPGNNPIFPRIPVEGPLSPSRGDFPKGMPPQMGPGRELEFGMVPSGMKGDVSLNVNMGSNPQMIPQKMREAGAGPEEMMKLRPGGADMLPAQQKMVPLPFGEHPQQEYGMGPRPFLPMSQGPGGNSGLRNLREPIGPDQRTNSRLSHMPPLPLNPSSNPASLNTAPPVQRGLGRKPLDISVAGSQVHSPGINPLKSPTMRQVQSPMLGSPSGNLKSPQTPSQLAGMLAGPAAAASIKSPPVLGSAAASPVHLKSPSLPAPSPGWTSSPKPPLQSPGIPPNHKAPLTMASPAMLGSVESGGPPPPTASQSASVNIPGSLPSSTPYTMPPEPTLSQNPLSIMMSRMSKFAMPSSTPLYHDAIKTVASSDDDSPPARSPNLPSMNNMPGMGINTQNPRISGPNPVVPMPTLSPMGMTQPLSHSNQMPSPNAMGPNIPPHGVPMGPGLMSHNPIMGHGSQEPPMVPQGRMGFPQGFPPVQSPPQQVPFPHNGPSGGQGNFPGGMGFPGEGPLGRPSTLPQSSADAALCKPGGPGGPDSFAVLGNSMPSVFTDPDLQEVIRPGATGIPEFDLSRIIPSEKPSQTLQYFPRGEVPGRKQPQGPGPGFSHMQGMMGEQAPRMGLALPGMGGPGPVGTPDIPLGTAPSMPGHNPMRPPAFLQQGMMGPHHRMMSPAQSTMPGQPTLMSNPAAAVGMIPGKDRGPAGLYTHPGPVGSPGMMMSMQGMMGPQQNIMIPPQMRPRGMAADVGMGGFSQGPGNPGNMMF